In Labilibaculum sp. DW002, one DNA window encodes the following:
- a CDS encoding efflux RND transporter periplasmic adaptor subunit, which produces MKKIINNIKDNYKLVIAVLVIGVLLGLLFSGSSDKTVTPSNGIEGHEGHNHESEDPTTWTCSMHPQIKQDKPGKCPICAMDLIPLTTTQSSGDDVDPNEIVMSESAAKLADIQTMMVQFGVPEKSVRLQGKIHADERNVSELTARFGGRIEKLFVNFTGQTVRKGEKLATIYSPNLVTAQRELLEAISFKSSRPSLYQASRGKLKLWDLTDEQIEEIEKKGEPMLYFDMLSPISGTVTMRHVAIGDYVKEGTKLFKVVDLSKLWVMLDAYESDLPWVKINDKVEFTVQAIPGKNYEAKVTYIDPFINGSTRVAKVRAEVSNKNQQLKPEMFVNGIVTSKTAETSNKILIPKSAILWTGKRAVVYVKVPNRETPSFLYREVILGPEAGSFFVVSEGLQEHEEIAINGVFKIDAASQLIGLPSMMNPGGGAAPTGHNHGDVATDHSQHKMKSFDVDSKFKKQLTSFYNDYLSLTKAFVTSDPVQVKSAADALLPKLKTINMDLLKGDAHMAWMADLKVLESKLITIVGEKNIDKQRTAFAPFNQALYKSVKSFGLDKVTTYYQFCPMANGDKGAYWFSNSEEIQNPYFGEMMLGCGEVKETIK; this is translated from the coding sequence ATGAAAAAAATAATCAACAATATAAAAGATAATTACAAATTAGTAATTGCCGTTTTAGTAATTGGAGTTCTTCTTGGACTCTTATTTTCAGGATCATCTGATAAAACCGTAACACCTTCAAATGGTATTGAAGGGCACGAAGGACATAATCATGAATCAGAAGATCCAACTACCTGGACTTGTTCAATGCACCCTCAGATTAAGCAGGATAAGCCAGGTAAGTGTCCAATTTGTGCTATGGATTTAATTCCTCTTACGACAACGCAATCATCAGGTGATGATGTTGATCCGAATGAAATTGTTATGTCTGAATCTGCAGCTAAATTGGCGGATATTCAAACCATGATGGTTCAATTTGGAGTTCCTGAAAAGTCAGTTCGTTTGCAAGGTAAAATTCATGCAGATGAAAGAAACGTATCTGAATTAACAGCTCGCTTTGGAGGGAGAATTGAGAAATTATTTGTCAATTTCACAGGACAAACTGTGCGTAAAGGGGAAAAACTAGCTACTATTTATTCTCCAAATTTAGTGACAGCACAACGAGAATTGTTAGAGGCAATTAGTTTTAAATCTTCACGTCCATCACTTTATCAAGCATCTAGGGGGAAACTTAAATTGTGGGATCTTACAGACGAGCAAATTGAAGAAATTGAAAAGAAAGGAGAACCTATGTTATATTTTGATATGCTTTCTCCAATCTCAGGGACAGTTACCATGCGACATGTTGCAATTGGCGATTATGTGAAGGAAGGAACAAAACTATTCAAGGTGGTTGATCTATCTAAACTTTGGGTGATGTTGGATGCTTACGAAAGTGATTTGCCCTGGGTGAAAATTAATGATAAGGTAGAGTTTACCGTTCAAGCGATACCTGGTAAGAATTATGAAGCTAAGGTTACCTATATCGATCCATTTATTAATGGTAGCACAAGAGTTGCAAAAGTAAGAGCAGAGGTGTCCAATAAAAACCAACAGCTTAAACCTGAAATGTTCGTGAATGGTATTGTGACTTCTAAAACTGCCGAAACTTCGAACAAAATACTAATTCCAAAATCAGCTATTCTCTGGACAGGTAAAAGAGCTGTGGTTTATGTGAAAGTTCCGAATAGGGAGACACCATCTTTTTTGTATCGGGAAGTTATTTTGGGACCAGAAGCCGGATCATTTTTCGTAGTCAGTGAAGGTTTGCAGGAACATGAAGAAATTGCAATTAATGGCGTTTTCAAAATTGATGCAGCATCTCAATTAATAGGCCTTCCAAGTATGATGAATCCTGGTGGAGGAGCTGCTCCTACAGGACACAATCATGGTGATGTAGCAACGGATCATTCTCAACACAAAATGAAAAGTTTTGATGTGGATAGCAAATTCAAAAAGCAGTTAACGAGCTTTTACAATGATTATCTATCCTTGACCAAAGCTTTTGTAACATCTGATCCTGTTCAGGTTAAATCTGCAGCTGACGCTTTGTTGCCAAAATTGAAAACGATCAACATGGATTTATTAAAAGGTGATGCCCATATGGCTTGGATGGCCGATTTGAAAGTGCTCGAATCTAAATTAATAACAATAGTAGGAGAAAAGAATATTGATAAGCAAAGAACTGCCTTCGCACCTTTTAACCAAGCATTATACAAAAGTGTAAAGTCTTTTGGTTTGGATAAAGTAACGACATACTATCAGTTTTGTCCGATGGCTAATGGCGATAAAGGAGCTTATTGGTTCAGTAATTCTGAAGAAATTCAAAACCCATATTTTGGAGAAATGATGCTAGGATGTGGAGAAGTGAAGGAAACCATTAAGTAA
- a CDS encoding HAD-IIIC family phosphatase, whose translation MDIVKLVIWDLDDTFWSGTLSEEEITPIQFNIDLVKELVERGIMNSISSKNNQYEAKKKLQELGVWDYFIFPRINWQPKGKSVNSIIELAQLRPQNVLFLDDNHLNLKEVKFYNDAVWVEDPNFIFKITDHDAFIGKEDKEHSRLHYYRILERKNQERTNYSDNKEFLQTSGIQLAFISEVLSGKGRIFELIQRTNQINYTKKRIAEHELDELLENTDYECKMIRVKDRFGEYGVVGFYALQLSTNRLEHFLFSCRAMNIGLEQFVYAHLSYPEIIRVGAVTAELTKEPKPNWITVSEDWNQIIDEDNETKPIRLLLKGACDLNQMLHYLNYKNLNLQSEFNFVNVNNHPVPQAHSFILLQSGIVSDTTKSYLIDKLPFWDESIFSTKVFEQEYDVLVYSLLLDYTMDLYNSKRTNVLVPYESYSDFINETKEQFVSRCKRHGFIGMDEEFYDDFKSDFTFQGQIIPEDLRNNLESLRSQISKPIIFINGAEIRSPKNNVSEFGKAQDRHRILNKVLDDFCAEHDNAFLLDVRKFVNDEGINHSIRHYKRHVYEEMAQELIRIVGEISKVEYKRDEFRFKLKKISKILYENAKDIFFKLKRVLLAK comes from the coding sequence ATGGATATTGTTAAGCTAGTGATATGGGATTTGGATGATACGTTTTGGTCTGGAACGCTATCAGAGGAAGAGATTACTCCTATACAGTTCAATATAGATTTGGTGAAAGAATTGGTGGAGCGGGGAATAATGAACTCGATTTCTTCAAAAAACAACCAATATGAAGCAAAAAAGAAACTTCAGGAATTAGGGGTTTGGGATTATTTTATATTTCCTCGAATAAATTGGCAACCTAAAGGGAAGAGTGTTAATAGTATCATAGAGTTGGCACAGTTACGACCTCAAAATGTGTTGTTTTTGGATGATAACCATTTGAATTTAAAAGAAGTTAAATTTTATAATGATGCCGTGTGGGTTGAGGATCCTAATTTCATTTTTAAGATTACCGATCATGATGCTTTTATTGGGAAAGAGGATAAAGAACATAGTCGTCTTCATTATTATAGAATCTTAGAGAGAAAAAATCAGGAACGAACTAATTATTCTGATAATAAGGAATTTCTTCAAACGTCAGGGATTCAACTTGCTTTTATCAGCGAAGTTTTATCTGGTAAGGGCCGAATATTCGAATTGATTCAAAGAACAAATCAAATCAACTATACTAAAAAGAGGATTGCCGAACATGAGCTTGATGAGCTGCTTGAAAATACAGATTACGAATGCAAAATGATTCGGGTAAAAGATCGTTTTGGAGAATATGGTGTTGTCGGTTTTTATGCACTCCAATTATCTACCAACAGACTGGAACACTTTCTCTTCTCATGCCGTGCAATGAATATTGGATTAGAACAATTTGTTTATGCACATTTAAGTTATCCTGAAATTATTAGAGTTGGGGCGGTTACTGCAGAACTGACCAAAGAACCTAAGCCTAATTGGATAACAGTATCGGAGGATTGGAATCAGATTATTGATGAGGATAATGAAACGAAACCTATTCGCTTATTACTGAAAGGAGCTTGCGATCTGAATCAAATGCTGCATTATTTGAATTATAAGAATTTGAACTTACAGTCGGAATTCAATTTTGTGAATGTAAATAATCATCCTGTACCCCAAGCTCATTCATTCATATTATTACAATCGGGAATTGTTAGTGATACTACAAAGTCATACCTGATTGATAAATTGCCTTTTTGGGATGAATCTATTTTTTCCACAAAAGTATTTGAACAGGAGTATGATGTACTGGTATATAGTCTGCTCTTAGACTACACAATGGATCTGTACAACTCAAAAAGAACCAATGTGCTTGTACCTTATGAAAGTTATTCTGATTTTATAAATGAAACGAAAGAACAGTTTGTTTCACGTTGTAAAAGGCATGGTTTTATAGGTATGGATGAAGAGTTTTACGATGATTTTAAAAGTGATTTTACATTTCAGGGACAGATTATTCCTGAGGATCTCAGGAATAATTTGGAAAGTTTGAGGAGTCAAATAAGCAAACCAATCATTTTTATTAATGGAGCGGAAATAAGGAGTCCGAAAAATAATGTATCAGAATTCGGAAAGGCACAAGATCGACACAGAATACTAAATAAAGTATTGGATGATTTTTGTGCTGAACATGACAATGCATTCTTGTTAGATGTAAGAAAGTTTGTAAATGATGAAGGTATTAATCATAGCATCCGACATTACAAAAGACATGTGTACGAGGAAATGGCTCAGGAGCTTATTCGAATTGTAGGAGAAATAAGCAAGGTTGAATATAAAAGGGATGAATTTAGGTTTAAATTAAAAAAAATATCAAAAATCCTTTATGAAAATGCCAAGGATATTTTTTTTAAACTTAAAAGGGTATTATTGGCTAAATGA
- a CDS encoding TolC family protein, with product MRKVNIIITVLFLLTSSVVFGQQELSAYLKTGAENNPGLQARFKEYMAALEVAPQVKALPDPQVAFAYFIKPIETRMGPQEFKFSASQMFPWFGTLRAKENSAIGNAKAKYEVFQDAKSKLFSDISANYYNIYFNKKAISVTMENLEILSAFRKLAIIKVEAGLVSAVDEYRIEMEIGDLQNQLDLLTDKQQVLEVAFNKLLNADKSNMVITPDVLWEDDIPFAKEVLLDSVKSNNHKLLGIALQQESLKYRKVLADKQGKPSFNLGFDYTIVGKGDNNLAGKDAFIFPKIGITVPLYRNKYKAMINEVVLLETAKEMDKANTLNMLESIFENSWKDYKDGHRRIALYIAQLELANKSLNLLETDYATGNKNFEEILRMERKVLKYNLELEKARADKQAAIAFINYLMGK from the coding sequence ATGAGAAAAGTAAATATAATTATCACAGTCCTGTTTCTTTTGACTTCCTCTGTTGTTTTTGGCCAACAGGAACTGTCAGCTTACTTGAAAACAGGAGCAGAAAATAATCCTGGATTGCAAGCCAGATTTAAGGAATATATGGCGGCTTTAGAGGTAGCACCTCAGGTAAAGGCCTTGCCTGACCCACAAGTGGCATTTGCCTATTTTATCAAGCCGATAGAAACGAGGATGGGCCCTCAGGAATTTAAATTTTCTGCTTCTCAGATGTTTCCTTGGTTTGGAACTTTAAGGGCAAAAGAAAATAGTGCCATTGGGAATGCTAAGGCTAAATATGAGGTTTTTCAGGATGCCAAGTCAAAACTATTTAGTGATATCAGTGCAAATTATTACAATATCTATTTCAATAAGAAAGCCATTTCGGTAACGATGGAGAATCTTGAGATTCTAAGTGCATTTCGAAAGTTGGCTATTATTAAAGTAGAGGCAGGTTTGGTTTCTGCTGTTGATGAGTATCGAATTGAAATGGAAATTGGTGATTTGCAAAATCAATTAGACCTTTTAACAGATAAGCAGCAGGTATTGGAGGTTGCTTTTAATAAGCTCTTAAATGCTGATAAATCAAATATGGTGATTACTCCTGACGTTTTGTGGGAAGATGACATTCCTTTTGCAAAAGAAGTTTTGTTGGATTCTGTGAAAAGTAACAATCACAAATTGCTGGGAATTGCGCTTCAGCAGGAGTCTTTAAAATACAGAAAAGTATTGGCCGACAAGCAAGGCAAACCTAGTTTTAATTTGGGTTTTGATTATACCATTGTCGGAAAGGGAGATAATAATTTGGCAGGAAAAGATGCCTTTATTTTTCCAAAAATTGGGATTACAGTTCCTCTTTACCGGAACAAATACAAAGCAATGATTAATGAAGTTGTTTTGCTGGAAACCGCCAAAGAGATGGACAAAGCCAATACATTAAACATGTTGGAATCCATATTCGAAAATTCATGGAAAGATTATAAAGATGGACATAGAAGAATTGCTTTGTACATCGCTCAGTTAGAATTGGCTAATAAATCTTTAAATCTGTTGGAAACCGATTATGCAACAGGGAACAAGAATTTCGAAGAAATTTTAAGAATGGAAAGAAAGGTTCTAAAATACAATTTGGAGCTGGAAAAAGCCAGAGCAGATAAACAAGCTGCAATTGCATTCATCAACTACTTAATGGGTAAATAA
- a CDS encoding heavy-metal-associated domain-containing protein, with amino-acid sequence MKIKAIYIVLVMAFMSSGSVFAQNNAEKFKVSGNCGMCETRIEKAVLAVDGVSVADWNKESKMIDVTFDSSKTDIHKVHMAIAKAGHDTQMHKAKDEVYNKLPGCCQYERGALTQVTSHEGHDHSTCSHKLEKKESDHSECTRPNKKKSGSCCKK; translated from the coding sequence ATGAAAATTAAAGCAATTTATATTGTATTAGTAATGGCTTTTATGAGTTCAGGATCAGTGTTTGCACAAAATAATGCTGAGAAATTTAAAGTTTCCGGTAATTGCGGAATGTGTGAGACAAGAATTGAAAAAGCTGTATTAGCGGTGGATGGCGTATCTGTTGCAGATTGGAACAAAGAATCAAAAATGATTGATGTGACTTTTGATAGTTCTAAGACCGACATCCATAAAGTGCATATGGCTATAGCAAAAGCAGGTCACGACACTCAAATGCATAAAGCGAAAGATGAGGTTTACAACAAACTGCCAGGATGTTGTCAGTACGAAAGAGGTGCTCTTACACAGGTAACTAGTCATGAAGGGCATGATCATTCAACTTGCAGTCATAAATTAGAAAAGAAGGAATCAGATCATTCAGAGTGCACTCGTCCCAATAAAAAGAAAAGTGGCTCTTGTTGTAAAAAATAA
- a CDS encoding helix-turn-helix domain-containing protein: protein MGKIRSDLGIQIRQARMSKKMTQSKLAELLGCNQEYISRLENGLVNTTIEYLIHIANVLDQDLNCNFIHKSDV, encoded by the coding sequence ATGGGAAAAATAAGGAGCGATTTGGGGATACAGATTAGGCAAGCAAGGATGTCAAAAAAGATGACACAATCTAAATTGGCTGAACTTTTGGGATGTAATCAGGAATACATTTCAAGGCTTGAAAATGGATTAGTGAATACGACAATTGAGTACCTTATTCACATAGCCAATGTGCTAGATCAAGATCTAAATTGTAATTTTATACACAAGAGTGATGTATAA
- a CDS encoding efflux RND transporter permease subunit, with protein sequence MSLPILIVLFGITSWQGFDKIFGFAPNFVKETALYQNLDEKLPGIGKEFMPSLDEGSFLLMPTTMPHSGIAENLEVIAILDKKLNNIPEVESVVGKWGRVNSALDPAPTSMYENVINYKPEYILNEDGHKMRFKVNEENAFILKDGSIYNPKEDGFRLVPKENLVMIRMVNISVSGEMR encoded by the coding sequence ATGAGTTTGCCAATTCTGATTGTTCTATTTGGAATCACTAGCTGGCAAGGTTTTGATAAGATATTTGGTTTTGCGCCTAATTTTGTAAAAGAAACAGCTCTTTATCAGAATTTGGATGAAAAATTACCAGGTATTGGAAAAGAATTTATGCCTTCTTTGGATGAAGGCTCATTTCTACTGATGCCAACAACCATGCCTCATTCGGGTATCGCTGAAAATCTGGAAGTGATTGCAATCCTTGATAAAAAACTAAATAACATTCCTGAAGTTGAATCTGTAGTTGGGAAATGGGGACGTGTAAATTCAGCACTCGATCCGGCACCAACCTCTATGTACGAGAATGTCATTAATTACAAGCCGGAATACATTCTAAATGAAGACGGACATAAAATGCGTTTTAAAGTCAACGAGGAGAATGCTTTTATATTAAAAGATGGTTCTATTTATAATCCCAAAGAAGATGGCTTTCGTTTGGTTCCTAAAGAAAACTTAGTGATGATAAGAATGGTGAATATTTCCGTCAGTGGCGAGATGAGATAA
- a CDS encoding helix-turn-helix domain-containing protein, with amino-acid sequence MTSIICIKNMVCPRCIETVREIFNELNIKTSYIQLGEVSISENINDSQRKQLEEKLASRGFGLLQDQKSKLIGQIKAIIVEQIHYKEDALKVNFSTVISEKTNHEYSSLSRLFSEVEGITIERFILKQKIERVKELIFYNELTLSEIAFQMDYSSVAHLSAQFKKETGMPPTEFKKLKKPGHQALDSF; translated from the coding sequence ATGACAAGTATAATTTGCATTAAAAACATGGTTTGTCCTCGCTGTATTGAAACCGTGAGAGAGATATTCAATGAATTGAATATTAAAACGTCCTATATACAGCTTGGTGAAGTAAGCATCAGTGAAAATATAAATGATTCTCAAAGAAAGCAATTAGAGGAAAAGTTGGCCTCAAGAGGGTTCGGATTACTCCAAGACCAAAAATCAAAACTTATTGGCCAAATTAAGGCCATTATTGTTGAGCAAATTCACTACAAAGAAGATGCACTTAAGGTAAATTTTTCGACTGTTATAAGCGAAAAAACAAACCATGAATACTCTTCTCTAAGCAGACTTTTCTCGGAAGTAGAAGGTATCACTATCGAACGATTTATTTTGAAGCAGAAAATTGAAAGAGTAAAAGAGCTTATTTTTTATAATGAGTTAACGCTTTCTGAAATAGCCTTTCAGATGGATTATAGTAGTGTGGCACATCTTTCTGCTCAGTTTAAAAAAGAAACAGGTATGCCACCAACTGAATTTAAAAAACTGAAAAAACCAGGACACCAAGCCCTAGATTCCTTTTAA
- a CDS encoding heavy-metal-associated domain-containing protein, with translation MKLKLVGLIGLFFVSTLSLSAQAKNVKFKVFGNCSMCEKRIEKAALAIDGVTMADWNKETKMIEVAFESSKTDIHKVHMAIAKAGHDTMMHKAKDETYNKLPGCCQYERAKSDTKGHKGHQHH, from the coding sequence ATGAAATTAAAATTAGTAGGATTAATCGGTTTGTTTTTTGTTAGCACTTTGAGCTTATCTGCTCAAGCAAAGAACGTTAAATTTAAAGTTTTTGGTAATTGCAGTATGTGCGAGAAGCGAATAGAAAAAGCTGCTCTAGCCATAGATGGTGTGACTATGGCAGATTGGAATAAAGAGACTAAGATGATCGAAGTTGCTTTTGAAAGTTCTAAAACTGACATTCATAAAGTGCATATGGCTATTGCCAAAGCTGGGCATGATACGATGATGCATAAAGCGAAAGATGAAACTTATAATAAGTTGCCAGGATGTTGTCAATATGAAAGAGCAAAGTCTGACACTAAAGGTCATAAAGGACATCAACATCATTAA
- a CDS encoding AlbA family DNA-binding domain-containing protein, whose product MNIIKGANLQIRNRELLIHSLIGLLIGFFILHPISMVIYWFDTNGAEYSLRNLGKVTTESIMHAFSFHMIGMSIAFSFLGALIGLGSGLYYKSLRRKDGLLHGKRKLLEQSIPVLIKEGESEFVEFKSSLRHDYRQVKTNKNLEMVIMKSIAGFLNAKGGTLLIGVNDFGELLGLDNDYFSLKKNDKDGFQQRLITLVSNTFGKNICALLNISFHNINKKEICIVVIQPSMRPIYLNENSRTIFYLRTGNITNPLTTSETVRYLESRQIIKN is encoded by the coding sequence ATGAATATTATTAAAGGTGCAAATCTCCAAATTCGAAATAGAGAGTTACTAATCCACTCGTTGATTGGACTGTTAATTGGCTTTTTTATTCTGCATCCAATAAGTATGGTTATTTATTGGTTCGATACAAATGGAGCGGAGTATAGTTTGAGAAATCTGGGAAAGGTGACTACTGAAAGTATAATGCATGCTTTTAGCTTTCATATGATTGGAATGTCAATTGCTTTTTCTTTTCTGGGAGCCTTAATTGGTTTAGGATCGGGGTTATACTACAAATCACTGAGAAGAAAAGATGGTCTGTTGCACGGAAAAAGGAAGTTGCTGGAGCAGAGTATTCCCGTACTCATAAAAGAAGGTGAAAGCGAGTTTGTTGAATTCAAGTCTTCTTTAAGACATGATTATCGACAGGTTAAAACAAATAAGAATCTGGAAATGGTTATAATGAAATCAATTGCAGGATTTTTAAATGCCAAAGGGGGGACATTACTGATTGGAGTGAATGATTTTGGGGAATTGTTGGGTCTCGATAATGACTACTTTTCATTAAAGAAGAATGATAAAGATGGTTTTCAACAGAGGCTTATTACTTTGGTCTCAAATACTTTTGGGAAAAATATTTGTGCTTTATTAAACATTTCATTCCACAATATAAATAAAAAGGAAATATGTATCGTGGTCATTCAGCCATCTATGCGGCCAATTTATCTAAATGAAAATTCCCGTACAATTTTTTATTTGAGAACAGGCAATATCACGAATCCTCTGACTACTAGCGAAACAGTTAGGTATCTAGAATCAAGACAAATCATTAAAAACTAA
- a CDS encoding DUF302 domain-containing protein, which produces MSYYNSKVLNSNFEKVEIQVRESLQNVGFGVLTEIDIQQKLNEKLAVEFHKYKILGACNPKFAYEALKFDSRIGTMLPCNVIIQELKDGKIEVAAINPIASMSAVNNEDIERVATEVSILLNKFIASLTD; this is translated from the coding sequence ATGTCATACTATAATTCCAAAGTACTGAATTCAAATTTCGAAAAAGTAGAGATACAGGTTAGAGAATCGCTGCAAAATGTGGGATTTGGGGTTCTAACAGAAATTGACATTCAACAAAAACTCAATGAAAAGTTAGCTGTCGAATTTCATAAATACAAAATATTAGGTGCATGTAATCCCAAGTTTGCTTACGAGGCTCTAAAATTTGACAGTAGGATTGGAACAATGTTACCTTGTAATGTTATCATTCAGGAACTTAAAGACGGTAAAATTGAAGTTGCTGCAATCAATCCAATAGCTTCAATGAGTGCCGTTAATAATGAGGATATTGAAAGGGTAGCTACAGAAGTGTCAATACTTTTGAACAAATTTATAGCTTCTCTTACAGATTGA
- a CDS encoding efflux RND transporter permease subunit, whose translation MLQTGMRAPMGIKVFGPDLESIEKVGFELEKQLKHVEGVNGMSVFADRVVGKPYLEMEIDRDAIARYGISIKSLQSVLSSAIGGMQLTTTVEGRERFPVRLRYAREYRDNPEDLKKILIPAAGGAQIPLGELVEINYIRGPQLIKSENTFLVGYVIFDKKEGFAEIDVVENAQEYLNEKLESGEFVLPAGVSYVFTGNYENQIRATKRLMIVVPVSLMIIFLILYFQFRSVISTSLIFTGIIVALSGGFIMLWFYGQTWFLDFSLAGMNFRDLFQVQTINLSVAVWVGFIALFGVATDDGVLISTYIKQLQDKKPAKSVKEVRELIIEAGSKRVRPAIMTTATTIIALLPVLTSTGKGSDIMIPMAIPLFGGMTIEVLTMLVVPVLYSMWQESKVKKELKKLKE comes from the coding sequence ATGCTACAAACCGGTATGCGCGCGCCAATGGGAATTAAAGTTTTTGGTCCTGACTTGGAAAGTATTGAAAAGGTGGGCTTCGAATTAGAGAAACAACTTAAACATGTTGAAGGTGTGAATGGCATGTCGGTTTTTGCTGATAGAGTAGTAGGTAAGCCTTATCTGGAAATGGAGATTGATCGGGATGCCATTGCGCGCTATGGCATTTCAATTAAGAGTTTACAATCGGTATTAAGCAGTGCTATTGGAGGAATGCAATTGACAACTACGGTAGAAGGTAGAGAACGATTCCCGGTTCGATTACGCTATGCAAGAGAATATCGAGATAATCCAGAAGATTTAAAAAAGATATTGATTCCCGCAGCAGGTGGAGCTCAAATTCCCTTGGGAGAATTGGTTGAAATTAATTACATCAGAGGGCCGCAGTTAATTAAAAGTGAGAATACTTTTCTTGTAGGTTATGTGATTTTCGACAAAAAAGAAGGCTTTGCTGAAATTGATGTGGTAGAGAATGCACAGGAGTATCTGAATGAAAAACTTGAATCTGGTGAATTTGTATTGCCAGCAGGTGTCTCTTATGTCTTTACAGGTAATTATGAGAATCAGATTAGAGCGACTAAACGTTTAATGATTGTAGTTCCGGTATCACTAATGATCATTTTCTTGATTCTGTATTTCCAATTCCGATCGGTTATTTCTACCTCATTAATCTTTACAGGTATTATCGTTGCCTTATCAGGAGGCTTTATTATGCTTTGGTTTTATGGTCAGACCTGGTTCTTAGATTTTTCTTTGGCAGGTATGAATTTTAGGGACTTGTTTCAGGTACAAACTATAAACTTGAGTGTCGCCGTTTGGGTTGGTTTTATCGCTCTCTTTGGTGTAGCAACTGACGATGGGGTCTTGATCAGTACTTATATCAAGCAATTGCAGGATAAAAAACCTGCCAAATCTGTTAAGGAAGTTCGAGAACTGATTATCGAAGCGGGTTCAAAAAGAGTGCGTCCGGCCATTATGACGACCGCTACGACCATCATCGCACTGTTACCTGTACTCACTTCAACAGGAAAAGGTTCGGATATCATGATTCCAATGGCAATTCCATTATTTGGAGGAATGACCATTGAGGTATTAACCATGTTGGTGGTTCCTGTACTTTATAGTATGTGGCAGGAATCGAAAGTGAAGAAGGAGTTAAAAAAACTAAAGGAATAG